A single region of the Candidatus Poribacteria bacterium genome encodes:
- a CDS encoding molybdenum cofactor biosynthesis protein MoaE produces MFKITTEVITGEEVREAVEGPDAGAVVLFLGTVRNNTDGRPVKYLEYEAYPPMAEKKMAEIAQEISDKWDLDRVAMVHRVGKLEIGEVSVAVAVASPHRKDGFEACRYAMDRLKQIVPIWKREVWADGEAEWVKPDAVFFDAPKPHKTASQID; encoded by the coding sequence ATGTTTAAGATAACTACAGAAGTTATCACAGGCGAGGAAGTACGTGAAGCAGTCGAAGGTCCAGATGCCGGTGCGGTCGTGCTATTCTTGGGTACAGTTCGGAACAACACCGACGGTAGACCGGTAAAATATCTCGAATACGAAGCGTACCCACCTATGGCGGAGAAGAAAATGGCGGAAATCGCGCAAGAGATCTCTGACAAGTGGGATCTCGATCGTGTCGCAATGGTTCACCGCGTCGGGAAATTGGAAATCGGTGAGGTCAGCGTAGCAGTTGCCGTTGCGTCTCCGCATCGCAAAGACGGATTTGAAGCGTGCCGATACGCGATGGATCGCCTCAAACAGATCGTGCCTATCTGGAAGCGCGAAGTCTGGGCAGATGGTGAAGCGGAATGGGTGAAACCGGATGCTGTTTTTTTCGACGCACCTAAGCCGCACAAAACCGCTTCACAAATTGACTAA
- a CDS encoding M20 family metallopeptidase, whose translation MDAKELTRTLIGYNTVSPLSNVEVMDFLTEVLESIDCEVERVEYKDRAGVPKVNLIGRKGPMNGERGLALLGHIDVVPAVGWSMDPFEARIVDEKMYGRGSCDMKGSVACMIEVASHYTASDLKAPLYVVITADEEVGYLGAIAVAEKSQMFNEKYGFPQYGIIGEPTELHAVYAHKGTVRFTATAHGRAAHSSTGEGDNANLKLIPFLAEMRDIYHELTTNTRYFNDEFTPAFTDWNITISDGECPGNITSPLSVCCINYRPMPGDNAQVWIDRARHSAEKHGLIFDLYINAPPVRTPPDAEIVQAALEITGETEPRTVAYGTDAAVFAQHMETVIIGPGSILQAHTVDEWMALDQFPQGISIFSQFVKRFCAA comes from the coding sequence ATGGATGCAAAAGAATTGACCAGAACCCTCATTGGGTATAATACAGTAAGTCCGCTCAGCAATGTTGAGGTCATGGATTTCCTCACCGAGGTGCTGGAATCCATTGATTGTGAAGTTGAACGGGTTGAATACAAAGATCGAGCGGGTGTGCCGAAGGTAAATCTCATTGGTCGTAAAGGACCCATGAACGGGGAACGCGGGCTGGCACTGCTTGGACATATAGATGTTGTGCCTGCTGTCGGTTGGTCGATGGATCCGTTTGAGGCACGGATCGTCGATGAGAAGATGTACGGCAGAGGCAGTTGCGACATGAAGGGCAGTGTCGCGTGTATGATTGAGGTCGCGTCACACTATACAGCATCAGATTTGAAGGCACCGCTCTATGTCGTAATTACCGCCGATGAAGAGGTCGGATACCTCGGGGCAATTGCAGTTGCTGAAAAGTCGCAGATGTTTAATGAAAAGTACGGTTTTCCGCAATACGGAATCATCGGTGAACCGACAGAACTCCATGCGGTATATGCCCACAAAGGGACTGTTCGCTTTACTGCCACAGCCCACGGTCGGGCAGCACACAGCAGTACAGGCGAAGGGGATAACGCCAATCTAAAGTTAATTCCTTTTCTCGCAGAAATGCGCGATATTTATCACGAATTGACAACCAATACTCGATATTTCAATGATGAATTCACACCAGCTTTTACGGATTGGAATATCACTATCAGCGACGGCGAGTGTCCAGGGAATATTACTTCGCCGTTAAGCGTGTGTTGTATCAACTACCGGCCAATGCCTGGAGATAATGCACAGGTATGGATAGACCGCGCACGCCATTCAGCAGAAAAGCATGGGTTAATATTTGATCTGTATATTAATGCCCCTCCGGTACGCACACCACCCGATGCGGAGATAGTCCAAGCCGCACTCGAAATAACCGGTGAGACTGAACCGCGAACTGTTGCCTATGGTACGGATGCCGCCGTCTTCGCGCAACACATGGAGACTGTCATTATCGGACCCGGCAGTATTTTGCAGGCGCATACGGTGGATGAATGGATGGCGTTGGACCAGTTCCCGCAAGGGATTTCAATTTTTAGTCAATTTGTGAAGCGGTTTTGTGCGGCTTAG
- the moaD gene encoding molybdopterin converting factor subunit 1 — protein sequence MNVTVKYFAVCHEMLDRSEEEMELPDGATIKTILERLEEEWPEIAEFYEVMQMSVNWEYATEHTELAEGDEIALIPPVTGGCNV from the coding sequence ATGAACGTCACAGTCAAATACTTTGCTGTATGCCACGAAATGTTAGATAGATCTGAGGAAGAGATGGAACTTCCGGACGGTGCTACGATAAAAACGATATTAGAACGTCTTGAGGAAGAATGGCCCGAAATTGCTGAGTTTTACGAAGTGATGCAGATGTCCGTCAATTGGGAATATGCTACGGAACATACGGAACTCGCTGAAGGGGACGAGATCGCCCTAATTCCACCAGTGACCGGAGGCTGCAATGTTTAA
- a CDS encoding class I tRNA ligase family protein: MRKRNSAAKSTTRKRGKSTKSEEKPQLTDRERENAVLEIWGNANVYPLASKKSGTVEHNAVKANATQPRHAPQTETYVLREMPTSVDALTLNTLCRKVCQDIFLKAELMQGHHVTYVPAWETYPLWIEEHVIEAAKSKVPLKLSVLRKRCRARHKQELEVQKQKFHQLGIFADWDTSQKTLESRQEARLIALISRLRDSNYLHDLPQLSPWCPNCTVPINEANLLQIPTHALNGYVKFPFNVGLEEFGVNVFFCLQIPHLWEIAGIVELGITDGTTYWLTQWQDEYLLFGEPQLEHFTKHLPKRQSKPKPLKEIKASELTQCVVAHPLFPAKDLKITLIPETVATDAARDKSISSLESGVMPLNPAHHQPSYNIAQALSMNAMPVFDEAGRFTEEAGQLCGLYLFDAEKFIVPQLEKCDYLLKTQKGEMHEPHCPRCRELAVFRPCSKWVFSISNNHATTQLLNAQEYWDNYGGTNHKNIGDVQDAVLNFKGLQVSAQRQWGMPLPILLCDQCDEPLTDKNTLSAIRNSIQRGFEFWFRLSVEELLPVDTRCLNCNSSDFRKEATLIDSHFANLLQIIDNSDFKKPLGGHTSVMFVPQIDSADSKWAKWLAEISVISAALSRSRPIKESQPFKQLKLNTLPKVGAEIQVKDAFLKKYPADVARLVAITPDVGTEQVNPKQLNKLAEDYLVQYQQLQELLESISNCLYLFGQGSQSRSKTESKDVSQAEPHNEKLRHKRGVETRTTHTQTPTNLETQEIEDASAATIDKILPIDSLAIIVTSRLLQDIQQPYQDGNFHEMWTLLTDFCEDDLRFYVRAMESRPDTTRHIARDILAQISTALLQRLAPLMPFLAEHFYQLISTEGITADNRSIFQSNWHRFSSIVGQTLHGADIETDDAKAEWEALKNAYDAGS; this comes from the coding sequence ATGAGAAAACGAAATTCCGCCGCAAAAAGCACGACGCGTAAACGGGGTAAATCCACGAAGTCGGAAGAGAAACCTCAGTTGACAGACCGCGAAAGAGAAAACGCCGTTCTGGAAATTTGGGGCAATGCGAATGTATACCCACTCGCAAGCAAAAAATCTGGGACTGTAGAACACAACGCAGTCAAGGCGAACGCAACGCAGCCCCGCCACGCCCCCCAGACAGAGACCTATGTCCTTCGTGAGATGCCCACCTCAGTCGATGCACTCACTCTTAACACCCTTTGTAGAAAAGTTTGTCAGGATATCTTCCTTAAAGCAGAGTTAATGCAAGGGCATCATGTTACATACGTCCCCGCGTGGGAAACCTATCCCCTTTGGATTGAGGAACACGTTATTGAGGCGGCAAAGTCTAAAGTACCACTCAAGTTATCTGTTCTCCGAAAACGGTGTCGCGCACGACATAAACAGGAATTAGAAGTCCAAAAACAGAAATTTCATCAACTCGGCATCTTCGCGGATTGGGATACTTCACAGAAAACGCTTGAATCGCGACAGGAAGCGAGGCTTATTGCACTTATTAGTCGACTCCGTGATTCCAACTATCTGCATGACTTGCCGCAGTTGAGTCCATGGTGTCCCAACTGCACTGTCCCGATAAATGAGGCGAATCTTCTGCAAATACCGACACATGCTTTGAATGGCTACGTAAAGTTTCCGTTCAATGTCGGATTAGAAGAATTTGGCGTTAATGTTTTCTTCTGTCTCCAAATACCGCACCTCTGGGAAATAGCAGGAATCGTTGAACTTGGAATTACGGACGGGACTACCTATTGGCTCACCCAATGGCAAGACGAATACCTACTTTTTGGGGAACCGCAGCTCGAACACTTTACGAAACACCTTCCAAAAAGACAATCCAAACCGAAACCTCTTAAAGAAATCAAAGCCTCTGAACTCACACAATGCGTTGTAGCGCACCCACTATTTCCCGCAAAAGACTTAAAGATTACACTGATTCCTGAAACCGTGGCGACAGATGCTGCCCGAGACAAATCAATATCTTCCTTAGAATCCGGTGTTATGCCCTTAAATCCTGCACATCATCAGCCGAGTTACAACATCGCCCAAGCGCTCAGCATGAATGCGATGCCTGTTTTTGATGAAGCTGGTAGGTTCACCGAGGAAGCTGGGCAATTGTGTGGTTTATATCTGTTTGATGCTGAGAAATTTATTGTTCCACAATTGGAAAAATGTGACTATCTCCTCAAGACACAAAAAGGTGAAATGCATGAGCCCCACTGTCCACGCTGTAGAGAATTGGCTGTGTTTCGTCCCTGTTCGAAATGGGTATTCTCTATTTCCAATAACCATGCCACTACCCAACTCCTCAACGCTCAAGAGTATTGGGATAACTACGGCGGAACGAATCATAAAAATATTGGCGATGTACAAGACGCTGTTCTCAATTTCAAAGGTTTGCAAGTTTCAGCACAGCGCCAATGGGGAATGCCGCTTCCGATCCTCCTTTGTGACCAGTGTGATGAGCCGCTTACTGATAAAAATACCCTCAGTGCAATCCGGAACTCTATACAACGCGGGTTTGAATTCTGGTTCCGATTGAGTGTTGAGGAACTTTTACCCGTCGATACACGGTGTCTAAACTGTAATTCAAGTGACTTCCGCAAGGAAGCGACGCTCATTGATAGCCACTTTGCCAATCTACTTCAAATCATTGACAATTCTGATTTCAAGAAACCGCTCGGTGGGCACACCAGTGTCATGTTTGTACCGCAGATTGATTCAGCCGATTCAAAATGGGCAAAATGGTTAGCCGAGATCAGTGTTATCTCTGCCGCGCTTAGCAGAAGTCGTCCAATTAAAGAAAGCCAACCTTTTAAGCAACTAAAGCTTAACACACTGCCGAAAGTTGGAGCGGAAATACAGGTCAAAGACGCATTTCTTAAGAAATATCCAGCGGATGTGGCACGTTTGGTCGCAATAACGCCTGATGTCGGAACAGAACAGGTTAACCCCAAGCAACTTAACAAACTCGCAGAGGACTACCTCGTTCAGTATCAGCAATTGCAGGAACTATTAGAGAGTATCAGTAATTGCCTCTACCTGTTTGGGCAAGGTTCTCAAAGTAGAAGCAAAACAGAGTCGAAAGATGTATCTCAGGCGGAACCTCACAACGAAAAACTGCGCCACAAGCGCGGCGTTGAGACACGGACCACTCATACACAAACACCTACGAATCTGGAGACGCAGGAGATAGAAGACGCGAGTGCCGCTACTATTGATAAAATTCTTCCGATTGATTCATTGGCGATAATCGTTACCTCTCGACTTTTACAGGATATACAGCAGCCTTATCAAGATGGGAATTTTCATGAAATGTGGACCCTGTTAACCGATTTCTGCGAAGATGATCTTCGTTTTTATGTCCGTGCCATGGAATCGCGTCCTGATACGACCCGACACATAGCGCGAGACATTTTGGCACAAATCTCGACTGCGCTCCTGCAACGGTTGGCACCCTTGATGCCTTTTTTGGCGGAACATTTCTATCAGCTCATTTCTACAGAGGGTATAACTGCTGATAATCGTAGCATTTTTCAGAGTAATTGGCACCGATTCTCATCTATTGTCGGGCAAACGCTGCATGGTGCCGATATAGAGACGGATGATGCAAAAGCGGAATGGGAGGCGCTTAAGAATGCCTACGATGCAGGATCCTAA
- a CDS encoding methionyl-tRNA formyltransferase, which produces MRILFMGTSEFAVPALTALITHKLELIGVVTQPDRPSGRGKRLSPSPVKVVATEHTIPVYQPEKVRKPDVVRTLKGLAPDVVVVAAFGQILPQTVLDIPSCGTLNLHPSLLPKYRGAAPIQWALINGETETGVTLMLLDAGEDTGDIVSADRVPIRDEDTAFTLTERLAQLGANQLIQCLSNMPDGGPPAAVPQNNAKATHAPRLTKDIGQIDWNQPAITIHNLVRGTAIWPGAYTFFREKLRLKIVRCQPLPQKLDGQPGTLEITKGQTLLVATAEGTLQLLEIQPATKKSMKARDFINGYQLQTGEFFTS; this is translated from the coding sequence GTGCGTATTCTGTTTATGGGGACCAGTGAGTTTGCTGTTCCAGCACTCACAGCGCTCATCACTCACAAATTGGAACTCATCGGTGTCGTCACACAACCCGACCGACCGAGCGGGCGCGGGAAACGGCTCAGCCCATCACCTGTCAAAGTCGTTGCGACAGAACACACAATACCGGTCTATCAGCCTGAGAAGGTGAGAAAGCCCGATGTTGTGCGAACTCTTAAAGGTCTCGCACCAGATGTAGTTGTCGTTGCTGCTTTTGGTCAGATTCTACCCCAGACTGTTTTAGATATTCCGTCCTGTGGCACTCTCAATTTGCATCCCTCTCTTCTTCCAAAGTACCGAGGTGCCGCTCCAATTCAGTGGGCACTCATTAATGGTGAAACTGAGACAGGTGTGACGCTTATGTTACTGGATGCGGGTGAGGATACAGGCGATATTGTCTCAGCAGATCGAGTCCCGATCCGAGATGAGGATACTGCTTTCACATTGACGGAACGGTTGGCGCAGCTCGGTGCGAATCAGCTTATCCAATGTCTGTCGAATATGCCGGATGGGGGACCGCCAGCGGCAGTTCCACAGAACAACGCGAAAGCAACGCACGCACCGCGGCTGACCAAGGACATCGGGCAAATCGATTGGAATCAGCCCGCGATCACGATTCACAATTTAGTCAGAGGCACAGCAATCTGGCCCGGTGCTTATACGTTCTTCCGAGAGAAATTGCGACTGAAAATTGTCCGTTGTCAACCGCTGCCACAGAAACTTGATGGACAACCCGGAACCCTTGAAATAACCAAAGGGCAAACGCTACTCGTTGCCACAGCGGAAGGGACGCTCCAATTGTTAGAAATCCAACCCGCAACCAAAAAATCTATGAAAGCACGCGATTTTATTAACGGTTACCAGTTGCAAACAGGCGAGTTTTTTACTTCTTAG
- a CDS encoding YggT family protein, whose product MDMLARFISELLEIFTIVVLANVILSWFVFGTQNSVVRQLYWWTSRVVDPVLSPIRNALGPMTRNLGIDISPFVLIIFLQFLRRMLW is encoded by the coding sequence ATGGATATGCTCGCTCGGTTCATCAGTGAACTGCTTGAAATTTTCACAATAGTCGTTTTAGCAAATGTGATACTTTCTTGGTTTGTTTTTGGCACACAAAACTCAGTCGTTAGGCAGCTCTATTGGTGGACCAGCCGCGTCGTAGATCCAGTTTTAAGTCCGATTCGGAACGCGCTCGGACCGATGACTCGGAATCTTGGTATCGACATTTCACCTTTTGTGCTGATTATTTTCTTGCAATTTTTAAGGCGTATGCTCTGGTGA
- the rpe gene encoding ribulose-phosphate 3-epimerase has protein sequence MPKIAPSLLAADFSRLGEEVKRIVTAGADMLHFDVMDGEFVPNFAISPPFIAAVREITDVPFDVHIMVTHPLRYIDALAAAGADLITFHIESADKPDEVISAIKAHGLKPGLALCPKTPVSMAIPYLSDIDLVLPMSVEPGFGGQPFQRNTLDKIATLHQKVQEMTQPLDISVDGGVTTEIAPLTIHRGATILVAGTAIFRSQQPETIIQKLRTPAIYDASV, from the coding sequence ATTCCTAAAATTGCGCCTTCATTACTCGCCGCAGATTTCAGCCGTCTTGGCGAAGAGGTTAAACGGATCGTCACGGCTGGCGCGGACATGCTCCACTTTGATGTGATGGACGGTGAGTTTGTGCCAAATTTCGCTATCAGTCCACCCTTTATTGCTGCCGTTCGCGAGATTACCGATGTTCCTTTTGATGTCCACATTATGGTAACGCACCCTCTTCGTTATATTGATGCGCTGGCAGCGGCAGGCGCAGATCTGATTACCTTTCATATCGAAAGTGCTGATAAACCGGACGAAGTAATTTCAGCGATCAAAGCACACGGACTTAAACCGGGGTTAGCACTGTGTCCGAAGACACCTGTCTCTATGGCTATACCTTACCTTTCGGACATTGACTTAGTCCTGCCAATGAGTGTTGAACCCGGGTTCGGCGGTCAGCCCTTTCAGCGAAATACACTCGACAAAATAGCAACATTACATCAAAAGGTTCAGGAAATGACGCAGCCTCTTGACATCTCTGTTGATGGGGGTGTAACTACAGAAATCGCGCCCCTCACAATTCATCGAGGCGCAACGATTCTCGTTGCAGGGACGGCTATCTTCCGCAGTCAGCAACCGGAGACGATTATTCAAAAATTGCGCACTCCCGCAATCTATGACGCAAGTGTGTAG
- a CDS encoding PASTA domain-containing protein — MNRLNNTLFASFKAFLYLLVVFGIIGALAIFVVIPSWVRTEEVLVPNIIGQNYYEAVRILGDAGLQPAKTIQEASSDAPKGEIVSQNPEANFRIKSYQPVEITVSIGAELVPVPSVIGKSRDAAFESLATAGFRPNRVAFVYSEDYLQDTVIAQTPPEGGGQRRGNPINLLVSRGPRAQVVQLPNFQGQLAANVVAVLESVGLKIETEYSSHPKIPQGAIITHEPVGGTMVRTGDRILLEISGVQGVTENISRPLTFTHTVSEEGKLSRHVRIVIIDDYSERIEVDQRYAPGTVIDLEQKGVRVFGKVRVIVYENGEKLPEVIYR; from the coding sequence ATGAATCGTTTGAATAATACGCTATTTGCGTCATTCAAGGCTTTCCTTTATCTCTTAGTTGTATTCGGTATAATTGGAGCCTTGGCCATTTTCGTCGTTATTCCGAGTTGGGTCAGAACCGAGGAGGTGCTTGTTCCCAACATTATCGGTCAAAACTACTATGAGGCCGTGCGGATTCTTGGGGATGCAGGGCTACAGCCCGCAAAAACCATTCAAGAGGCGAGTAGCGATGCGCCCAAGGGTGAAATCGTTTCACAGAATCCAGAGGCGAACTTTAGAATAAAATCGTATCAACCCGTTGAAATCACAGTTAGCATCGGAGCTGAGTTAGTCCCTGTTCCTTCCGTCATCGGGAAATCGCGGGATGCAGCTTTTGAATCGCTCGCAACTGCGGGTTTTCGTCCAAATCGGGTTGCCTTCGTCTATTCCGAAGATTATCTACAGGATACTGTCATCGCACAAACACCCCCAGAAGGCGGAGGTCAACGTCGCGGCAACCCCATAAATCTGTTAGTGAGTCGCGGACCGAGAGCGCAAGTGGTACAACTTCCGAATTTCCAAGGTCAGCTTGCTGCCAATGTGGTTGCTGTACTGGAATCAGTCGGACTAAAGATTGAGACTGAATATAGTTCACACCCTAAGATCCCTCAAGGTGCAATTATCACTCACGAACCTGTAGGCGGCACGATGGTGAGAACCGGAGACCGTATCCTACTCGAAATCAGTGGTGTACAGGGCGTTACTGAAAACATCAGCAGACCCTTAACTTTCACGCATACGGTGAGTGAGGAAGGAAAACTTTCACGGCACGTCAGAATTGTTATAATTGATGACTACAGTGAACGTATTGAGGTGGATCAACGCTATGCCCCGGGTACAGTGATTGATTTGGAACAAAAAGGGGTCCGCGTTTTTGGAAAAGTACGGGTGATCGTCTACGAAAATGGTGAAAAATTACCTGAAGTGATTTATAGATAG
- a CDS encoding 16S rRNA (uracil(1498)-N(3))-methyltransferase encodes MSPNRKERLKKLHTFYVSPSHICNNIATITGPEQHHLRNVLRTKPGETVRIIDGSGNVYIAQILETHDDRLSSEALIRSHAFFPPVPPEITLFQGLPKNDKMELILQKTTELGITQIVPLHSEYALQKPTQNRYARWHRVLISATKQSERAWLPELCNAQAFDASLAQLDRFSLCLLLSPHRDQESQVQHIQTVLRETPRPASIALFVGPEGGFSDQEVTSAIKSGCTLVTLGQNILRTETAAIVAVAAAAYEYQL; translated from the coding sequence ATCTCACCGAACCGCAAGGAACGTTTAAAAAAATTGCATACTTTCTATGTTTCCCCTTCTCATATTTGCAATAATATCGCTACAATTACGGGTCCGGAGCAGCATCATTTGCGCAATGTCCTTCGGACAAAACCCGGTGAGACTGTCCGAATTATTGATGGAAGCGGGAATGTGTATATCGCACAAATTCTCGAAACACACGATGATCGACTGTCAAGCGAAGCCCTAATTCGCAGTCATGCGTTTTTCCCGCCTGTCCCACCGGAAATCACGCTCTTTCAAGGACTCCCCAAAAACGATAAGATGGAGTTAATTCTCCAAAAAACGACAGAACTCGGCATCACACAGATTGTACCGTTGCATTCAGAATATGCCTTGCAGAAACCGACTCAAAACCGATATGCACGTTGGCACCGTGTCCTTATCTCTGCTACGAAGCAATCTGAACGCGCCTGGCTGCCTGAATTATGCAATGCACAGGCGTTTGATGCCTCTCTTGCACAACTCGATAGGTTTTCGCTTTGTCTCCTCCTCAGTCCACATCGTGATCAGGAATCGCAGGTCCAGCATATCCAAACGGTTCTGCGAGAGACACCACGTCCGGCTTCTATCGCCCTCTTTGTCGGACCGGAAGGCGGATTTTCCGATCAGGAGGTCACCAGTGCTATTAAAAGTGGATGTACACTTGTGACACTTGGACAGAACATTCTCCGCACAGAAACTGCCGCAATTGTAGCCGTTGCCGCCGCCGCTTATGAATACCAACTTTAA
- the lspA gene encoding signal peptidase II has product MMQKRNGRRLRMPTMQDPKKSTWQTLLPLIGVAIPVLILDWGSKWLVQNHITRVTEVIPIIPGFFNLRHDRNTGAAFGVLAGHRVLLILITIVALAFIVAYYLRFRESRWMQIALGFLLGGAIGNFIDRLYLGEVVDFLQFGIVDKGLFWPTFNIADISVCIGAGMLIVYLFQNRNQNPET; this is encoded by the coding sequence ATGATGCAAAAGCGGAATGGGAGGCGCTTAAGAATGCCTACGATGCAGGATCCTAAAAAAAGTACATGGCAGACACTTCTACCCTTGATCGGCGTGGCGATTCCGGTGTTGATACTGGATTGGGGAAGTAAATGGCTGGTGCAGAACCATATCACTCGGGTTACAGAGGTAATTCCGATTATCCCCGGTTTTTTCAACCTTCGACACGATAGGAATACAGGAGCGGCTTTTGGGGTTCTTGCTGGACACAGGGTCTTACTTATCCTCATTACTATTGTTGCTTTAGCCTTCATTGTCGCCTATTATCTTCGGTTCAGAGAGAGTCGCTGGATGCAAATCGCCCTCGGTTTTCTACTCGGTGGCGCTATTGGAAATTTCATTGATCGGCTCTATTTGGGTGAAGTCGTCGATTTCCTGCAATTCGGTATAGTTGACAAAGGACTCTTTTGGCCGACCTTTAACATTGCGGATATCTCTGTCTGTATTGGGGCAGGGATGTTAATTGTTTACCTTTTTCAAAACCGCAATCAAAACCCGGAAACTTGA